One segment of Heterodontus francisci isolate sHetFra1 chromosome 28, sHetFra1.hap1, whole genome shotgun sequence DNA contains the following:
- the LOC137385224 gene encoding serine protease FAM111A-like, whose product MQVQQAIGMFGKAENVTDPIRVKIEKAEVVESENGPEQQVKSQESEQSATGGQYKNGEDENLQFTFSFEKEMNQTKYTFFGKPGDSLLEALRSSAVFKRKEQENKSRQVVPCGIEPLHGIVNHWIPCQFLPAGTYFKLLFVKSQENRIYGEEKITERMQKKHPILFYVFPHGKTEGGDNRKIISCPRISNRKTNLCVLGFKGETIQEALMLDGRFCHDKINDFCQLVTTGNPETKTQFTNTVNSLNGQVFQIEVTKAASREVMTGQCEVAAAQSSTAVRKVHSSSSKKGNGSKCISMVRIQNLPPYMRNRNETIISDFQILMKDKSQSGIVNFLKSEYKKQVDISIPVKDFPMLNAKSLSVGYIVTSSPENCSATCFILKDAYILTCYHVVEGLVGKDNAAGGDASIAKVLHKVVTVTFDDERSKLQGSSYKVKEWFEVYSKELDYAVLELEECPQRESKPLPGLLENQSGTHQHGTVYIIGHPKGEIKKIDNCAVLPVPTQDPQVKKGIQEQMKSHLESDCSLEQILTTVYLVSQQILLLNHKQQHLKYDTCLFYGSSGSPVLNTDREVVAMHCAGIGKTQFLFEYGTTILSFRYDLAQKHPAFAEKLFQVQQLKEETKHGLAEQ is encoded by the exons atgcaggtgcagcaggctattgggatg TTTGGTAAAGCAGAAAATGTTACTGATCCAATAAGGGTGAAAATTGAGAAAGCTGAAGTGGTGGAAAGTGAGAATGGGCCAGAACAACAAGTCAAGTCACAGGAGAGTGAACAATCGGCTACAGGTGGACAATACAAGAATGGAGAAGATGAGAACCTCCAATTCACATTCAGCTTTGAGAAGGAAATGAACCAGACCAAATATACATTCTTTGGGAAGCCGGGTGACAGCCTTCTTGAAGCTCTGCGGTCTTCAGCAGTCTTTAAACGAAAGGAGCAAGAAAATAAATCCCGTCAAGTTGTTCCTTGTGGCATTGAGCCTCTTCACGGAATTGTCAATCACTGGATTCCCTGCCAATTCCTGCCAGCGGGAACCTACTTCAAGTTGTTATTTGTGAAAAGTCAAGAAAACCGTATCTATGGTGAAGAAAAAATTACTGAGCGAATGCAGAAGAAACATCCCATTTTATTTTATGTCTTTCCACATGGTAAAACAGAAGGAGGAGATAATCGAAAGATAATATCTTGTCCTCGCATATCAAACAGAAAGACCAATCTTTGTGTCTTGGGCTTTAAAGGAGAAACCATACAAGAGGCTTTAATGCTTGATGGGCGCTTTTGCCACGACAAAATAAATGATTTCTGTCAACTTGTAACAACTGGTAACCCTGAAACTAAAACTCAATTCACCAACACTGTGAATAGTTTAAATGGGCAGGTGTTTCAAATAGAGGTCACTAAGGCTGCCAGTCGAGAAGTAATGACTGGTCAGTGTGAAGTGGCAGCTGCCCAGAGCAGCACAGCAGTTAGGAAAGTACATTCAAGTTCCTCAAAGAAAGGCAATGGTTccaaatgcatttcaatggtgagaatACAAAATCTACCCCCATATATGAGAAACAGAAACGAGACAATCATTTCGGATTTTCAGATACTAATGAAAGATAAGTCGCAATCAGGAATTGTGAATTTTCTGAAGAGTGAATACAAAAAACAGGTGGACATCTCCATCCCAGTCAAAGATTTTCCAATGCTTAATGCAAAGAGTTTATCAGTTGGCTACATAGTGACCAGTTCCCCTGAAAACTGTTCAGCAACTTGTTTCATACTGAAAGATGCATATATCCTTACCTGCTACCATGTGGTCGAAGGGTTAGTGGGTAAAGATAATGCGGCTGGAGGTGACGCATCTATAGCCAAGGTTCTCCACAAAGTAGTAACAGTCACATTTGACGACGAACGTAGCAAACTTCAGGGTTCAAGTTATAAAGTGAAAGAGTGGTTTGAAGTTTACTCGAAAGAGCTCGATTATGCAGTTTTAGAGCTCGAGGAGTGCCCACAGAGAGAGTCGAAACCTTTGCCAGGTCTTCTTGAAAACCAAAGTGGGACACATCAACACGGAACAGTCTACATAATTGGCCATCCAAAGGGAGAAATAAAGAAGATTGACAACTGTGCTGTTTTACCAGTTCCAACACAAGACCCCCAGGTCAAAAAGGGTATTCAAGAACAGATGAAAAGCCATTTGGAATCAGATTGTTCACTGGAACAGATATTAACCACAGTGTACTTGGTTTCACAACAGATACTGCTCTTAAACCATAAACAGCAGCATCTCAAATATGATACTTGTCTCTTCTATGGTTCCTCTGGCTCCCCAGTATTAAACACTGACCGTGAAGTTGTTGCCATGCATTGTGCTGGCATTGGGAAGACTCAGTTTTTATTTGAATATGGAACTACAATTCTATCTTTCAGATATGATTTAGCCCAAAAACATCCTGCATTTGCTGAAAAACTGTTCCAAGTACAACAATTGAAAGAAGAAACCAAACATGGACTGGCAGAGCAGTGA